One Pelodiscus sinensis isolate JC-2024 unplaced genomic scaffold, ASM4963464v1 ctg34, whole genome shotgun sequence DNA segment encodes these proteins:
- the EPN1 gene encoding epsin-1 isoform X5, translating to MSTSSLRRQMKNIVHNYSEAEIKVREATSNDPWGPSSSLMSEIADLTYNVVAFSEIMSMIWKRLNDHGKNWRHVYKAMTLMEYLIKTGSERVAQQCKENIYAVQTLKDFQYVDRDGKDQGVNVREKAKQLVALLRDDERLKEERAHALKTKEKLAQTCTASSASAASAPTEAEQAWPQSSGEEELQLQLALAMSKEEAEQVRSKPPVAVAEEDLQLQLALSLSREEHDKEERIRRGDDLRLQMAIEESKKEAVPAKGEESSLMDLADVFTAPAPPAAGDPWGAPAPADPWGASVPAPVGPPAPDPWGGAPGGVASTGNPWGAPATVTAPGDPWGGSPAAASSDPWNPEGTGPAPLPASGAFEPDEFSDFDSLRPALPKSGSSTGELDLLAGEVPVSRAAGARSPCAFDMAAVGGSLAEASKPTRKTPESFLGPNAALVDLDSLISKPLVPPSSKTSNPFLATGTAPAAVASAPGAAAGASATNPFQPAQPASLTLNQLRVSPVMGLGPPAAPFVPPMVSVTPLGPVVPLASVSPMVGAQPPGLSPLAMAPMMPPQGVVPTSASAQSMGNTNPFLL from the exons atgtcGACCTCCTCGCTGCGGCGCCAGATGAAAAACATCGTCCACAACTACTCGGAGGCAGAGATCAAGGTGCGGGAGGCCACGTCCAACGACCCCTGGGGCCCGTCCAGCTCGCTCATGTCGGAGATCGCCGACCTCACCTACAACGTGGTGGCCTTCTCGGAGATCATGAGCATGATCTGGAAACGGCTCAACGACCACGGCAAGAACTGGCGCCACGTCTACAAG gccatgACGCTCATGGAGTACCTGATCAAGACGGGCTCGGAGCGCGTGGCCCAGCAGTGCAAGGAGAACATCTACGCCGTCCAGACGCTGAAGGATTTCCAGTACGTCGACCGGGACGGCAAGGACCAGGGCGTCAACGTGCGGGAGAAGGCCAAGCAGCTGGTGGCCCTGCTCCGGGACGACGAGCGGCTCAAGGAGGAACGGGCCCACGCCCTCAAGACCAAGGAGAAGCTGGCACAGACCTGCACGG CCTCATCGGCCTCGGCCGCCAGCGCCCCGACGGAGGCAGAGcaggcctggccccagagcagcggtgaggaggagctgcagctgcagctggcgCTGGCCATGAGCAAGGAAGAAGCGGAGCAGGTAAGGAGCAAG CCCCCCGTTGCCGTCGCcgaagaagacctgcagctccagctcgCTCTTAGCTTGAGCAGAGAGGAGCACGACAAG GAGGAGCGGATCCGGCGCGGTGACGACCTGCGGCTGCAGATGGCTATCGAGGAGAGCAAGAAGGAGGCGGTGCCAGCCAAGGGCGaggag TCGTCACTGATGGACCTGGCTGATGTCTTCACTgcaccagccccccccgccgccggggACCCATGGGGTGCCCCAGCCCCCGCCGACCCATGGGGTGCCTCCGTGCCTGCTCCTGTGGGGCCGCCTGCCCCCGACCCCTGGGGAGGGGCCCCCGGAGGCGTGGCTTCCACTGGCAATCCATGGGGGGCGCCTGCCACCGTCACGGCCCCGGGAGATCCCTGGGGGGGCTCCCCGGCCGCCGCCAGCTCTGACCCCTGGAACCCGGAGGGGAcgggccctgccccactgcctg ccagcggaGCCTTCGAGCCGGACGAATTCTCGGATTTCGACAGCCTGCGCCCCGCGCTGCCCAAGTCAGGGAGTAGCACag gggagctggacctgctggccGGGGAGGTGCCCGTGTCTCGCGCGGCCGGCGCCCGCAGCCCCTGCGCCTTCGACATGGCGGCTGTCGGGGGCTCGCTGGCCGAAGCCTCCAAACCCACCCGCAAGACCCCGGAGTCCTTCCTGGGTCCCAACGCTGCCCTGGTGGATCTGGACTCGCTGATCAGCAAACCCCTCGTGCCCCCCAGCTCCAAAACCTCCAACCCCTTCCTGGCCACAG GGACGGCGCCCGCAGCTGTGGCGTCGGCACCGGGAGCCGCCGCTGGCGCCTCGGCCACCAACCCGTTCCAGCCGGCCCAGCCCGCCTCGCTGACCCTCAACCAGCTGCGTGTCAGCCCCGTcatggggctgggcccccccgccgcccccttCGTCCCCCCCATGGTCTCAGTCACCCCCCTGGGGCCGGTCgtgcccttggcctctgtctCTCCCATGGTGGGGGCCCAACCCCCTGGTCTCTCCCCCCTGGCCATGGCCCCCATGATGCCCCCTCAGGGGGTTGTGCCCACCAGCGCCTCGGCCCAGTCCATGGGCAACACAAACCCCTTCCTGCTATAA
- the EPN1 gene encoding epsin-1 isoform X2: MSTSSLRRQMKNIVHNYSEAEIKVREATSNDPWGPSSSLMSEIADLTYNVVAFSEIMSMIWKRLNDHGKNWRHVYKAMTLMEYLIKTGSERVAQQCKENIYAVQTLKDFQYVDRDGKDQGVNVREKAKQLVALLRDDERLKEERAHALKTKEKLAQTCTASSASAASAPTEAEQAWPQSSGEEELQLQLALAMSKEEAEQPPVAVAEEDLQLQLALSLSREEHDKEERIRRGDDLRLQMAIEESKKEAVPAKGEESSLMDLADVFTAPAPPAAGDPWGAPAPADPWGASVPAPVGPPAPDPWGGAPGGVASTGNPWGAPATVTAPGDPWGGSPAAASSDPWNPEGTGPAPLPAGGAAVSGAAPASDPWSSGPAPAPQGKPAADPWAPAQTFPDPWGGSPSKASTNGTAASGAFEPDEFSDFDSLRPALPKSGSSTGELDLLAGEVPVSRAAGARSPCAFDMAAVGGSLAEASKPTRKTPESFLGPNAALVDLDSLISKPLVPPSSKTSNPFLATGTAPAAVASAPGAAAGASATNPFQPAQPASLTLNQLRVSPVMGLGPPAAPFVPPMVSVTPLGPVVPLASVSPMVGAQPPGLSPLAMAPMMPPQGVVPTSASAQSMGNTNPFLL; this comes from the exons atgtcGACCTCCTCGCTGCGGCGCCAGATGAAAAACATCGTCCACAACTACTCGGAGGCAGAGATCAAGGTGCGGGAGGCCACGTCCAACGACCCCTGGGGCCCGTCCAGCTCGCTCATGTCGGAGATCGCCGACCTCACCTACAACGTGGTGGCCTTCTCGGAGATCATGAGCATGATCTGGAAACGGCTCAACGACCACGGCAAGAACTGGCGCCACGTCTACAAG gccatgACGCTCATGGAGTACCTGATCAAGACGGGCTCGGAGCGCGTGGCCCAGCAGTGCAAGGAGAACATCTACGCCGTCCAGACGCTGAAGGATTTCCAGTACGTCGACCGGGACGGCAAGGACCAGGGCGTCAACGTGCGGGAGAAGGCCAAGCAGCTGGTGGCCCTGCTCCGGGACGACGAGCGGCTCAAGGAGGAACGGGCCCACGCCCTCAAGACCAAGGAGAAGCTGGCACAGACCTGCACGG CCTCATCGGCCTCGGCCGCCAGCGCCCCGACGGAGGCAGAGcaggcctggccccagagcagcggtgaggaggagctgcagctgcagctggcgCTGGCCATGAGCAAGGAAGAAGCGGAGCAG CCCCCCGTTGCCGTCGCcgaagaagacctgcagctccagctcgCTCTTAGCTTGAGCAGAGAGGAGCACGACAAG GAGGAGCGGATCCGGCGCGGTGACGACCTGCGGCTGCAGATGGCTATCGAGGAGAGCAAGAAGGAGGCGGTGCCAGCCAAGGGCGaggag TCGTCACTGATGGACCTGGCTGATGTCTTCACTgcaccagccccccccgccgccggggACCCATGGGGTGCCCCAGCCCCCGCCGACCCATGGGGTGCCTCCGTGCCTGCTCCTGTGGGGCCGCCTGCCCCCGACCCCTGGGGAGGGGCCCCCGGAGGCGTGGCTTCCACTGGCAATCCATGGGGGGCGCCTGCCACCGTCACGGCCCCGGGAGATCCCTGGGGGGGCTCCCCGGCCGCCGCCAGCTCTGACCCCTGGAACCCGGAGGGGAcgggccctgccccactgcctg CCGGGGGCGCCGCAGTGAGCGGAGCGGCCCCTGCCAGTGACCCGTGGTCGTcgggcccagccccagctccccaggggAAACCCGCGGCCGACCCCTGGGCCCCCGCGCAGACCTTCCCCGACCCCTGGGGGGGGTCGCCTTCGAAAGCCAGCACCAACGGCACCGCAG ccagcggaGCCTTCGAGCCGGACGAATTCTCGGATTTCGACAGCCTGCGCCCCGCGCTGCCCAAGTCAGGGAGTAGCACag gggagctggacctgctggccGGGGAGGTGCCCGTGTCTCGCGCGGCCGGCGCCCGCAGCCCCTGCGCCTTCGACATGGCGGCTGTCGGGGGCTCGCTGGCCGAAGCCTCCAAACCCACCCGCAAGACCCCGGAGTCCTTCCTGGGTCCCAACGCTGCCCTGGTGGATCTGGACTCGCTGATCAGCAAACCCCTCGTGCCCCCCAGCTCCAAAACCTCCAACCCCTTCCTGGCCACAG GGACGGCGCCCGCAGCTGTGGCGTCGGCACCGGGAGCCGCCGCTGGCGCCTCGGCCACCAACCCGTTCCAGCCGGCCCAGCCCGCCTCGCTGACCCTCAACCAGCTGCGTGTCAGCCCCGTcatggggctgggcccccccgccgcccccttCGTCCCCCCCATGGTCTCAGTCACCCCCCTGGGGCCGGTCgtgcccttggcctctgtctCTCCCATGGTGGGGGCCCAACCCCCTGGTCTCTCCCCCCTGGCCATGGCCCCCATGATGCCCCCTCAGGGGGTTGTGCCCACCAGCGCCTCGGCCCAGTCCATGGGCAACACAAACCCCTTCCTGCTATAA
- the EPN1 gene encoding epsin-1 isoform X4, producing the protein MSTSSLRRQMKNIVHNYSEAEIKVREATSNDPWGPSSSLMSEIADLTYNVVAFSEIMSMIWKRLNDHGKNWRHVYKAMTLMEYLIKTGSERVAQQCKENIYAVQTLKDFQYVDRDGKDQGVNVREKAKQLVALLRDDERLKEERAHALKTKEKLAQTCTASSASAASAPTEAEQAWPQSSGEEELQLQLALAMSKEEAEQEERIRRGDDLRLQMAIEESKKEAVPAKGEESSLMDLADVFTAPAPPAAGDPWGAPAPADPWGASVPAPVGPPAPDPWGGAPGGVASTGNPWGAPATVTAPGDPWGGSPAAASSDPWNPEGTGPAPLPAGGAAVSGAAPASDPWSSGPAPAPQGKPAADPWAPAQTFPDPWGGSPSKASTNGTAASGAFEPDEFSDFDSLRPALPKSGSSTGELDLLAGEVPVSRAAGARSPCAFDMAAVGGSLAEASKPTRKTPESFLGPNAALVDLDSLISKPLVPPSSKTSNPFLATGTAPAAVASAPGAAAGASATNPFQPAQPASLTLNQLRVSPVMGLGPPAAPFVPPMVSVTPLGPVVPLASVSPMVGAQPPGLSPLAMAPMMPPQGVVPTSASAQSMGNTNPFLL; encoded by the exons atgtcGACCTCCTCGCTGCGGCGCCAGATGAAAAACATCGTCCACAACTACTCGGAGGCAGAGATCAAGGTGCGGGAGGCCACGTCCAACGACCCCTGGGGCCCGTCCAGCTCGCTCATGTCGGAGATCGCCGACCTCACCTACAACGTGGTGGCCTTCTCGGAGATCATGAGCATGATCTGGAAACGGCTCAACGACCACGGCAAGAACTGGCGCCACGTCTACAAG gccatgACGCTCATGGAGTACCTGATCAAGACGGGCTCGGAGCGCGTGGCCCAGCAGTGCAAGGAGAACATCTACGCCGTCCAGACGCTGAAGGATTTCCAGTACGTCGACCGGGACGGCAAGGACCAGGGCGTCAACGTGCGGGAGAAGGCCAAGCAGCTGGTGGCCCTGCTCCGGGACGACGAGCGGCTCAAGGAGGAACGGGCCCACGCCCTCAAGACCAAGGAGAAGCTGGCACAGACCTGCACGG CCTCATCGGCCTCGGCCGCCAGCGCCCCGACGGAGGCAGAGcaggcctggccccagagcagcggtgaggaggagctgcagctgcagctggcgCTGGCCATGAGCAAGGAAGAAGCGGAGCAG GAGGAGCGGATCCGGCGCGGTGACGACCTGCGGCTGCAGATGGCTATCGAGGAGAGCAAGAAGGAGGCGGTGCCAGCCAAGGGCGaggag TCGTCACTGATGGACCTGGCTGATGTCTTCACTgcaccagccccccccgccgccggggACCCATGGGGTGCCCCAGCCCCCGCCGACCCATGGGGTGCCTCCGTGCCTGCTCCTGTGGGGCCGCCTGCCCCCGACCCCTGGGGAGGGGCCCCCGGAGGCGTGGCTTCCACTGGCAATCCATGGGGGGCGCCTGCCACCGTCACGGCCCCGGGAGATCCCTGGGGGGGCTCCCCGGCCGCCGCCAGCTCTGACCCCTGGAACCCGGAGGGGAcgggccctgccccactgcctg CCGGGGGCGCCGCAGTGAGCGGAGCGGCCCCTGCCAGTGACCCGTGGTCGTcgggcccagccccagctccccaggggAAACCCGCGGCCGACCCCTGGGCCCCCGCGCAGACCTTCCCCGACCCCTGGGGGGGGTCGCCTTCGAAAGCCAGCACCAACGGCACCGCAG ccagcggaGCCTTCGAGCCGGACGAATTCTCGGATTTCGACAGCCTGCGCCCCGCGCTGCCCAAGTCAGGGAGTAGCACag gggagctggacctgctggccGGGGAGGTGCCCGTGTCTCGCGCGGCCGGCGCCCGCAGCCCCTGCGCCTTCGACATGGCGGCTGTCGGGGGCTCGCTGGCCGAAGCCTCCAAACCCACCCGCAAGACCCCGGAGTCCTTCCTGGGTCCCAACGCTGCCCTGGTGGATCTGGACTCGCTGATCAGCAAACCCCTCGTGCCCCCCAGCTCCAAAACCTCCAACCCCTTCCTGGCCACAG GGACGGCGCCCGCAGCTGTGGCGTCGGCACCGGGAGCCGCCGCTGGCGCCTCGGCCACCAACCCGTTCCAGCCGGCCCAGCCCGCCTCGCTGACCCTCAACCAGCTGCGTGTCAGCCCCGTcatggggctgggcccccccgccgcccccttCGTCCCCCCCATGGTCTCAGTCACCCCCCTGGGGCCGGTCgtgcccttggcctctgtctCTCCCATGGTGGGGGCCCAACCCCCTGGTCTCTCCCCCCTGGCCATGGCCCCCATGATGCCCCCTCAGGGGGTTGTGCCCACCAGCGCCTCGGCCCAGTCCATGGGCAACACAAACCCCTTCCTGCTATAA
- the EPN1 gene encoding epsin-1 isoform X1, protein MSTSSLRRQMKNIVHNYSEAEIKVREATSNDPWGPSSSLMSEIADLTYNVVAFSEIMSMIWKRLNDHGKNWRHVYKAMTLMEYLIKTGSERVAQQCKENIYAVQTLKDFQYVDRDGKDQGVNVREKAKQLVALLRDDERLKEERAHALKTKEKLAQTCTASSASAASAPTEAEQAWPQSSGEEELQLQLALAMSKEEAEQVRSKPPVAVAEEDLQLQLALSLSREEHDKEERIRRGDDLRLQMAIEESKKEAVPAKGEESSLMDLADVFTAPAPPAAGDPWGAPAPADPWGASVPAPVGPPAPDPWGGAPGGVASTGNPWGAPATVTAPGDPWGGSPAAASSDPWNPEGTGPAPLPAGGAAVSGAAPASDPWSSGPAPAPQGKPAADPWAPAQTFPDPWGGSPSKASTNGTAASGAFEPDEFSDFDSLRPALPKSGSSTGELDLLAGEVPVSRAAGARSPCAFDMAAVGGSLAEASKPTRKTPESFLGPNAALVDLDSLISKPLVPPSSKTSNPFLATGTAPAAVASAPGAAAGASATNPFQPAQPASLTLNQLRVSPVMGLGPPAAPFVPPMVSVTPLGPVVPLASVSPMVGAQPPGLSPLAMAPMMPPQGVVPTSASAQSMGNTNPFLL, encoded by the exons atgtcGACCTCCTCGCTGCGGCGCCAGATGAAAAACATCGTCCACAACTACTCGGAGGCAGAGATCAAGGTGCGGGAGGCCACGTCCAACGACCCCTGGGGCCCGTCCAGCTCGCTCATGTCGGAGATCGCCGACCTCACCTACAACGTGGTGGCCTTCTCGGAGATCATGAGCATGATCTGGAAACGGCTCAACGACCACGGCAAGAACTGGCGCCACGTCTACAAG gccatgACGCTCATGGAGTACCTGATCAAGACGGGCTCGGAGCGCGTGGCCCAGCAGTGCAAGGAGAACATCTACGCCGTCCAGACGCTGAAGGATTTCCAGTACGTCGACCGGGACGGCAAGGACCAGGGCGTCAACGTGCGGGAGAAGGCCAAGCAGCTGGTGGCCCTGCTCCGGGACGACGAGCGGCTCAAGGAGGAACGGGCCCACGCCCTCAAGACCAAGGAGAAGCTGGCACAGACCTGCACGG CCTCATCGGCCTCGGCCGCCAGCGCCCCGACGGAGGCAGAGcaggcctggccccagagcagcggtgaggaggagctgcagctgcagctggcgCTGGCCATGAGCAAGGAAGAAGCGGAGCAGGTAAGGAGCAAG CCCCCCGTTGCCGTCGCcgaagaagacctgcagctccagctcgCTCTTAGCTTGAGCAGAGAGGAGCACGACAAG GAGGAGCGGATCCGGCGCGGTGACGACCTGCGGCTGCAGATGGCTATCGAGGAGAGCAAGAAGGAGGCGGTGCCAGCCAAGGGCGaggag TCGTCACTGATGGACCTGGCTGATGTCTTCACTgcaccagccccccccgccgccggggACCCATGGGGTGCCCCAGCCCCCGCCGACCCATGGGGTGCCTCCGTGCCTGCTCCTGTGGGGCCGCCTGCCCCCGACCCCTGGGGAGGGGCCCCCGGAGGCGTGGCTTCCACTGGCAATCCATGGGGGGCGCCTGCCACCGTCACGGCCCCGGGAGATCCCTGGGGGGGCTCCCCGGCCGCCGCCAGCTCTGACCCCTGGAACCCGGAGGGGAcgggccctgccccactgcctg CCGGGGGCGCCGCAGTGAGCGGAGCGGCCCCTGCCAGTGACCCGTGGTCGTcgggcccagccccagctccccaggggAAACCCGCGGCCGACCCCTGGGCCCCCGCGCAGACCTTCCCCGACCCCTGGGGGGGGTCGCCTTCGAAAGCCAGCACCAACGGCACCGCAG ccagcggaGCCTTCGAGCCGGACGAATTCTCGGATTTCGACAGCCTGCGCCCCGCGCTGCCCAAGTCAGGGAGTAGCACag gggagctggacctgctggccGGGGAGGTGCCCGTGTCTCGCGCGGCCGGCGCCCGCAGCCCCTGCGCCTTCGACATGGCGGCTGTCGGGGGCTCGCTGGCCGAAGCCTCCAAACCCACCCGCAAGACCCCGGAGTCCTTCCTGGGTCCCAACGCTGCCCTGGTGGATCTGGACTCGCTGATCAGCAAACCCCTCGTGCCCCCCAGCTCCAAAACCTCCAACCCCTTCCTGGCCACAG GGACGGCGCCCGCAGCTGTGGCGTCGGCACCGGGAGCCGCCGCTGGCGCCTCGGCCACCAACCCGTTCCAGCCGGCCCAGCCCGCCTCGCTGACCCTCAACCAGCTGCGTGTCAGCCCCGTcatggggctgggcccccccgccgcccccttCGTCCCCCCCATGGTCTCAGTCACCCCCCTGGGGCCGGTCgtgcccttggcctctgtctCTCCCATGGTGGGGGCCCAACCCCCTGGTCTCTCCCCCCTGGCCATGGCCCCCATGATGCCCCCTCAGGGGGTTGTGCCCACCAGCGCCTCGGCCCAGTCCATGGGCAACACAAACCCCTTCCTGCTATAA
- the EPN1 gene encoding epsin-1 isoform X3 gives MSTSSLRRQMKNIVHNYSEAEIKVREATSNDPWGPSSSLMSEIADLTYNVVAFSEIMSMIWKRLNDHGKNWRHVYKAMTLMEYLIKTGSERVAQQCKENIYAVQTLKDFQYVDRDGKDQGVNVREKAKQLVALLRDDERLKEERAHALKTKEKLAQTCTASSASAASAPTEAEQAWPQSSGEEELQLQLALAMSKEEAEQVRSKEERIRRGDDLRLQMAIEESKKEAVPAKGEESSLMDLADVFTAPAPPAAGDPWGAPAPADPWGASVPAPVGPPAPDPWGGAPGGVASTGNPWGAPATVTAPGDPWGGSPAAASSDPWNPEGTGPAPLPAGGAAVSGAAPASDPWSSGPAPAPQGKPAADPWAPAQTFPDPWGGSPSKASTNGTAASGAFEPDEFSDFDSLRPALPKSGSSTGELDLLAGEVPVSRAAGARSPCAFDMAAVGGSLAEASKPTRKTPESFLGPNAALVDLDSLISKPLVPPSSKTSNPFLATGTAPAAVASAPGAAAGASATNPFQPAQPASLTLNQLRVSPVMGLGPPAAPFVPPMVSVTPLGPVVPLASVSPMVGAQPPGLSPLAMAPMMPPQGVVPTSASAQSMGNTNPFLL, from the exons atgtcGACCTCCTCGCTGCGGCGCCAGATGAAAAACATCGTCCACAACTACTCGGAGGCAGAGATCAAGGTGCGGGAGGCCACGTCCAACGACCCCTGGGGCCCGTCCAGCTCGCTCATGTCGGAGATCGCCGACCTCACCTACAACGTGGTGGCCTTCTCGGAGATCATGAGCATGATCTGGAAACGGCTCAACGACCACGGCAAGAACTGGCGCCACGTCTACAAG gccatgACGCTCATGGAGTACCTGATCAAGACGGGCTCGGAGCGCGTGGCCCAGCAGTGCAAGGAGAACATCTACGCCGTCCAGACGCTGAAGGATTTCCAGTACGTCGACCGGGACGGCAAGGACCAGGGCGTCAACGTGCGGGAGAAGGCCAAGCAGCTGGTGGCCCTGCTCCGGGACGACGAGCGGCTCAAGGAGGAACGGGCCCACGCCCTCAAGACCAAGGAGAAGCTGGCACAGACCTGCACGG CCTCATCGGCCTCGGCCGCCAGCGCCCCGACGGAGGCAGAGcaggcctggccccagagcagcggtgaggaggagctgcagctgcagctggcgCTGGCCATGAGCAAGGAAGAAGCGGAGCAGGTAAGGAGCAAG GAGGAGCGGATCCGGCGCGGTGACGACCTGCGGCTGCAGATGGCTATCGAGGAGAGCAAGAAGGAGGCGGTGCCAGCCAAGGGCGaggag TCGTCACTGATGGACCTGGCTGATGTCTTCACTgcaccagccccccccgccgccggggACCCATGGGGTGCCCCAGCCCCCGCCGACCCATGGGGTGCCTCCGTGCCTGCTCCTGTGGGGCCGCCTGCCCCCGACCCCTGGGGAGGGGCCCCCGGAGGCGTGGCTTCCACTGGCAATCCATGGGGGGCGCCTGCCACCGTCACGGCCCCGGGAGATCCCTGGGGGGGCTCCCCGGCCGCCGCCAGCTCTGACCCCTGGAACCCGGAGGGGAcgggccctgccccactgcctg CCGGGGGCGCCGCAGTGAGCGGAGCGGCCCCTGCCAGTGACCCGTGGTCGTcgggcccagccccagctccccaggggAAACCCGCGGCCGACCCCTGGGCCCCCGCGCAGACCTTCCCCGACCCCTGGGGGGGGTCGCCTTCGAAAGCCAGCACCAACGGCACCGCAG ccagcggaGCCTTCGAGCCGGACGAATTCTCGGATTTCGACAGCCTGCGCCCCGCGCTGCCCAAGTCAGGGAGTAGCACag gggagctggacctgctggccGGGGAGGTGCCCGTGTCTCGCGCGGCCGGCGCCCGCAGCCCCTGCGCCTTCGACATGGCGGCTGTCGGGGGCTCGCTGGCCGAAGCCTCCAAACCCACCCGCAAGACCCCGGAGTCCTTCCTGGGTCCCAACGCTGCCCTGGTGGATCTGGACTCGCTGATCAGCAAACCCCTCGTGCCCCCCAGCTCCAAAACCTCCAACCCCTTCCTGGCCACAG GGACGGCGCCCGCAGCTGTGGCGTCGGCACCGGGAGCCGCCGCTGGCGCCTCGGCCACCAACCCGTTCCAGCCGGCCCAGCCCGCCTCGCTGACCCTCAACCAGCTGCGTGTCAGCCCCGTcatggggctgggcccccccgccgcccccttCGTCCCCCCCATGGTCTCAGTCACCCCCCTGGGGCCGGTCgtgcccttggcctctgtctCTCCCATGGTGGGGGCCCAACCCCCTGGTCTCTCCCCCCTGGCCATGGCCCCCATGATGCCCCCTCAGGGGGTTGTGCCCACCAGCGCCTCGGCCCAGTCCATGGGCAACACAAACCCCTTCCTGCTATAA